The following nucleotide sequence is from Halobacillus mangrovi.
ATGGAGGAAGCTTTATTTCAGAAGATGGATCAACCGTTAAAGGGCATGTAAATGGACCGAAGACGGTTGAGGCACTGGAGTACTTGAAGAAGTTCACAGATGAAGAACTGGTTAATTTACAGCCGACACCTACAGAGTTTGAAGATGGTAAAGCAGCGATGATGTTGATGGGTTCATGGGAGTGGTCGAAGCTTCAAGACTATCCAGAAACGGAGTGGGGCATTACCTACTATCCTAAGAGTCCAAATGGAGAACAAGTTTCACCTTCTGGGGATTGGAACTGGGGGATCTCTACAAGTACTCAGCATAAAGAAGAAGCTGCAACATTACTAAACTACATGATGAACAAAGAAAATGTCGTGAAAATTTCTGAAGTCGAGAATAAACCAGCCGCACGTATTTCATCCTTTGAATTGATGGAGGAGTGGAACGAGGAACCTCTAAATGTGTTGAAAGATCAAGTATTAAACACAGCTCATCCTCGTCCGACAACACCATCTTATCCGGTGTTGACTACGAAGTATGGTCAAGCCGTTCAAAATATTTTCCTTGGGGGAGATGTTCAGAAAGAACTTGATAAAGTGGCCGAGGAAGTCGAAAAGGATATTGAACGAAAAGGAAATTAATGATTGTGGATCAATTAGGAGCCTGGCGTTGGTTCACGCCGGGTCCTGAATGGTCTGCTAATCAACTCTAATACTTAGGTGGTGACTCAAATGGAATGGTTGTTAAATAAAATTCAAGGAGAAAAAACCTTTCGCCTCTCGTTTACGTATCAACAGCAAAAGAAATGGTTAGGACTTTTTTTTTCATTACCAGCTTTGGTTCTCCTTTTTACTTTCTTAATTTTGCCTGTTGGATTAGCGTTCGTCTATAGTTTCATGGAATACAATATGTTAAATCCTGCTGGAAAAACATTCACAGGTCTAAGTAACTACGCTCGTTTGTTTCAGGATGCTATATTCTTTACAGCATTAAAGAATACGCTATATTTCTCAGTACTGGTTGTTCCGTTGCAATGTGCCGTTGCACTTGGTTTAGCGATTCTAGTAAACAAAAAAGTAAAAACGGCAGTCATTGGCAGAGTCTTCTTTTTCAGTCCAGTGGTCACATCTATGGTTGTAGTAGCCATATTATGGACGTTTCTTTATAACGTGGATAGCGGATTGATTAATAGCGGACTTAACTTTTTTGGTATTCCGGATCAGCCTTTCTTGTTAAGTGAAGGTCAAGCGATGAATTCAATAATATTCATGTCTGTATGGCAGGGGGCTGGCTTTCAGATGATGATCTTTCTAGCAGGGCTGAAGGATGTTCCAGAGACGTTATATGAAGCGGCTGATATTGATGGGGCCAACGCCTGGCAAAAATTTATGAACGTAACTCTGCCTTCTCTTAAGAATGTGACTGGGTTTGTTTTAATGATCACAACAATTCAAGCCTTCCGCTTGTTTATCCAGCCTTACGTTATGACAAACGGAGGACCTAGTGATTCTACTAAAACTCTAGTCTTCATGCTTTATGAAAATGGCTTCCAATTCCGGGATGTCGGATACTCCTCTGCCATTGCCGTTGTTTTCTTTCTTGTCGTGCTGACCGTATCTTTAATCTTAAAGAAAGTATTGAACCAATAGGAGGGAAGAATTATGAGTCGAACATGGAAAAAGAGGTTTTACAAAATTGGATTATCCCTAAGTATCTTATTACTTGGACTTTTATTCATATCCCCTCTGTTATGGATGATTATTGCTTCAGTTAAACCAGAGACACTCATTTTTAAAGACATGGGCATTCAGTCTTTCTTGCCGAAACAAGCGACCTTTGATAACTATTTAGCTATCCTATTTACCGACAGTGTGAACTTTTTAAAGTATATGTGGAACAGCCTTTTCTCGGTCGGGATGATCGTTCTGCTTGGAACCGTCGTCAATTCATTATGTGCGTACGCCTTAGTGAAACTAAAGTTTCCAGGCAGTGGCTTCATTCTAGTGGTCATTATTGCTCTCTATGTCGTTCCATTTGAGAGCGTGCTGATTCCTCTTTATGTCGTGGTAAACAGCTTTGGGTGGATCAACGAATTTCCTTCCTTAATCGTGCCTTTTATTGCAGAAGCATTTAGTATCTTCTTGTTTATTCAATTCTTTAAAGGAATTCCGAACGAATTGGAGGAAGCGGCGCAAATTGACGGAGCCAATCCTCTTCAAGTCTTCTGGAAGATTGTCGTCCCTAACTCGAAGCCAGTGTTTGCAACGGCTGCTATTCTTTCCTTTGTGACTCATTGGAGTGACTTTATGTGGCCTTTAATCGTTGCAACAGATGATTCTATTCGTACTGTACAAGTAGGAATCCAATATTTGTTTACGGATAATAACATTGAATATGGCCAAATCATGGCCGCTTTAACTCTGACCACCATTCCTGTCGTATTGATTTTTATCTTCTTTCAGCGCTATTACGTACAGGGGATTACTTCAAGTGGTGTAAAAGGTTAAAGATAAGGAGGAAAAGCAGAGATGAGTCATGAGAAATTTCGACCACAGTATCATTTTAGCCCGAGAAAAAACTGGATCAATGACCCGAACGGACTTTGTTACTTTAACGGAGAATATCACTTATTTTACCAATACCATCCTCATAGCAAAGTCTGGGGGCCTATGCATTGGGGGCATGCCGTAAGTACTGACCTTATTCAGTGGGAGCACTTGCCGGTAGCCTTATATCCAGATGAACTTGGACAAATCTTCTCTGGAAGTGTCGTAGTGGATCACCTAAATACAAGTGGTTTGCAGGTGGATCAACGAAAAGTGATGGTAGCTATCTTTACTCATCATAAGGAAGGTCATGAAACACAAAGCATTGCTTATTCGAGAGATGAAGGGCGGACATGGGAGAAATACCATCTCAATCCAGTCCTTGATAATCCAGGCTTGAAAGACTTCCGTGATCCAAAGGTGTTCTGGAATGAAACTCACTGGGTCATGTCCCTTGCATGTGGAGACCATATTCGCTTTTACCGCTCAGAGGATCTGCTGAATTGGACTTATTTGTCTTCGTTTGGACATGAATATGGAGCACATGGAGGTGTTTGGGAATGTCCTGATCTTATTCGTTTTCAAACGGACGCAGGAGAAAAATGGGTTCTGATTGTAAGTATTAACCCTGGTGGACCCAATGGTGGCTCTGCAATTCAGTACTTTACTGGTAGCTTTGACGGAAAAATGTTCAAACCTGACCAATCAAAAGAGGTAGTCAAGTGGGCCGACTATGGCAGGGATTTTTATGCAGCTGTAACATGGAGTAACCTAGCTGAACCCTTATGGATCGGGTGGATGAATAACTGGCAATATGCGAATGAAGGGCCGACACATCCATTTAGAGGATCAATGTCCATTCCCAGGAAACTTTATTTAAAAGAAGTAGAAGGAAAGACGATGCTTGTACAAAAGCCTATAGAAGTTACTCCTTTATTGAAAGAAAGGACAGAATCAGAATGTATTTGTCTTAAACCTGAGCATGCTTTTTCCCGGGTAATTCAAAGACAGAGTTCCTTTCAAGCGACTATTAAGTCTGGTTTTGTTGCTTTCGATCTCTCTATAAAAGGTGAGGGAGAGCAATTGACAATTAATTTTAATCCTTTCAAACAATGTTTAAAAGTAGATCGTACTGGGCTGAAACTGGTTCAGTTTTCTAAGGAGTTTGCAAGCGTCGATTCAATGTCTGTTAAATATGTAAATGATTTCCATTTATTCATTGATGAGTGCTCCATAGAGATTTTCATAAATCAAGGAACTAAAGTAATGACTGAACTGTTCTATATGAATGGGGATTCGTTTACGTTGGAATGGAAAGCGAACAAAACAGAATTACAAGCTAAATATAGGTTGGAAGAGATAAGTTCTATTTATGAACCTGCTTTATCTCACTTTGAGGGGAGGGTATAAAATGTTTGGGATAAATGAAAGGACAACTTCACTAATGAAGAACTTTACCAATATGATCCTATTAAATCTTTTGTGGATTCTATGTTCTTTACCTATCCTAACGATCGGTCCATCGACAGCAGCTATGACCAATGTCATTCGGAGCTGGAAAATCGATCAAGAGGACAGCGTTTTCCGGAGTTATTTTAATGGATTTCGCAGATATGCGAAATCAGGATGGATTGGCACACTCTGGTTATTGGGGGGATTAGTATTAATCATTGATGTCCTTCTTTTTTTCCAAATTAGCAGTTCTTTAAAAGTGTTTATCCTTTCGATTGCAGGGATGGCGCTCATTCTTTATCTTCTAACTACGACGTTTTTATTTCCTGTTTTGGTCCATTACGAAACGAGTGGATTTAAGCTAATTAAGAAATCCTTCACTCATGCATTTATGGATGGTTCTACTTCCATCGGTATTGTTCTTTTGTGGACGGCAGCAGGTACACTTATCTATATTATGCCAATCCTTACATTTCTTCTTGTTGTTCCTGTTTTCATGGTAACATTCAGGTTTTGCCTCCGATCATTTGATAAAGTAGGAGTTAATGTTTAAGAGAAACGATTTCCTATATCTATAAAAGGCCATTGATCTAATCCTCTAAGATCAGTGGCCTTTTATTATTCATGTTTTTTGAAAGAAGTAGAGTTATCTGAAGGTCAATATCTAAACGAAATTTTGATGAATCAATAATTTTTAGTTGAGTTATAAAATACAACAAAATTCAACCTATTCTTTAAAGATAGGTTTCCTAGGAAGAAAGTATCGTTTAAAATTAGAAGTAATTAAGATAACCCCTATTTCCGCAGCTTAAGAATAAAATTTCAGAAAATACTTAATTTCATGTTGAAAATAAGTAAGCGTTATCTTATAATGAAGTCAACTTAATTGAATGCGTTTTCAAAAAAGAGGGATCTTTAATGGAATTAACAATGGATTATAATTCAAGGCAAATATTAAATTTAATACGGGAACAAGAAGCGCTGTCGCGTGTAGAGATAAGTGAAAGGTTAGAAATACCACAACCAACGGTTACACGCATTACGAACAAGCTGATGAAATCAAATTTGCTTAAAGAAGGTAAGCAAGGAATTTCTAGCGGCGGTAGACGTCCAACAAAGCTCGAGTTTAATGAAAATTGTTATTATTCATTAGGCATAGAATTAGGACGGTCGGCTATCAAAGCAGCTCTTATTAATTTAAATGGACACTTACTTTCATTCAGAATGAAAGTAACTAGCGGGTCAGAAAGTATCGATCAAATTATAGAGTATGTAAAGGAAGCTGTAGAAGAAGTTATGGAAGAGTCAGACATTGCTAAGGATCGTATTCTTGGTGTAGGAGTTGGGATGCCCGGTCCTCTTAATGAAACAGTCGATCATAAGGTCTCCCCGCCTAATTTTTATCAAGAAAAGAACATTCCTTTAAAAAGCTTATTGGAAGAAGCTATTCAGTTACCGGTCACACTTGATAATGACGCAAACGCTGCCACTGTTGCAGAGAAGTGGTTCGGTGACGGTGTAGGATTTACTAACTTTTCTTATGTATTGGCAGACATAGGGATAGGCTGCGGATTAATGCTGAATGACTCCCTATACAAAGGTTTAAACGGAGAGTCTGGTGAGCTGGGGCATATGAGCATTAATTTTCCTGGTGAGCTTTGTCATTGTGGAAATTACGGGTGCTTAGAAACATTATCCTCATTGCCAGCTATCGAAAAGAACTACATGAGAATGCTCAGCCACAAAACTGGAATAACTCATAGCGATTCAAAAACTTCCTTTGAAGACATTGTCAAAGAGGCTAATGAAGGTTCCATGGTAGCTCAACAAGTTCTGGATCAAGCAACGCAATACTTAGGAATAGCACTTTCCAACTTGATAAATTTGTTTGCTCCTCAAAAAGTCATCATTGGAGGTGAATTTCGTAAAGTAAATGTTCAGGCCTTTGATAAGATTCACTCAACCATTGAAGCAAGAGTGATGGGGAAGAGTGGAAAAAGGATTCCCATTGTGAAATCCAAAATTGAAGAAGCAGTTGTTCTTGGAGCGGGAGCTTTAGTTATAAACGAAAAGTTCTCATTGTCTTTAAATTCTCAAACTAGACAGACATAAGGAGGTATGTATATGGAAATGAAAGCGAACCGTCTCAGCAAGACTCAGTCCTCTCCGAAACGATTTTTATCCATGTTGAAAAAGTATAAGTTAGAGACAGCTATGATTCTACCTTTAATCATCTACATTTTTTATTTTACCTTAACACCGATTATTAACACGATTACCATGAGCTTTAGAAATGACGATTCAGGAGCATGGACACTAGGAAATTATCAGCAAATCTTTACAGATATCAATTTTAATACGGCATTATTTAATACCCTTTTTATAACCATTGTAGGAATCATTCTGCAAATTAGTATTGCCTTATTGATTGCTCTTCTCATGAATAAAGAGTTTAAAGGGAAAGGGTTTTTCCGAACGATGATGCTTATCCCTATGGGGATTCCGACCTTGGTTTCTGGTGTTACATTGCTCTTTATCTTTGGCCAGACAGGTTACTTTAATGAACTTCTGTTTCGGTTAGGAATCGTAGATACCCAGCCATTTTGGCTTGGTGGAGGAATCAATACTTTATTTGTCATTATTTTTGCAGATATGTGGAAGGTTTTGCCTTTAACTATTCTATTATTATTAGCTGGACTGCAATCGATACCAAAAGATGTATATGAAGCTTCTGCTATTGATGGGGCAAACTCATGGCATACTTTCTGGTCCATAACCTTGCCACTATTGAAACCGTCTATTACGATGGCCATTATTTTACGAGCGATTGATTCATTCCGAATTTTTGAATTGCCTCTTGTCATGGCAGGTAATAATACTCCCGTACTCTCAACCTTTTCTTACGAGGCATTTCGTCACAGTAATTATGGGGTGTCAGGAGCTGCGGCAACCATTTTATTGTTAATCATTGTGATATTTATCATCAGCTATATCTTAATTGTTGAGAGAAAGAACTTGAAAGAGGTGAAGTAAACGATGAATCGAAAACGTTTTCAAACGTGGGGGATCTATGCCACTTTAATCTTATTTGCCACTGCCATGATTTCACCGGTCTATATTTTGCTTAAAGTATCGATTAGTGCACCTGAAGAAGTAAATACAGCGCACCCCACTTTCTTAGTTCAAGACGCAACGTTTGACCATTGGATGGATATTTTGACTACGGAGAAAAAGACTGATACAGGCTTAATGATTTACCGTATAGAGGGAGATACATATACGGTTGAAGATGTGGATGGAAATGAGCATACTCTGACAAGTTCGAACCAGTTCACGATCAACGGGGTATTTAAGAAAATTTCATTCCTCGATGAAAATAAGGAGATTAATCTAGACCGTGATGGGCTTCAAGATTTAAGGGATCATTTAACGACGAAAAAGACCTTTTTCGGTCAAAAAGTAATCGATAATTTATATCAGCCACTTGGAAAAAGTTTTATTGTTGCTACGGTGACCACGATTGTAGCTATATTCATTTGTGCGCCAGCTGCTTATGTTATATCAAGACTTCCTAGCTATATCGGATACATTGTTGTTCTTTCTTTACTCGTAACCCGGATGTTTCCGGATGTAGGGATTGCTCTTCCTGTAGCTACTCGTTTTCTATCATGGGGAATGACGGATACCTCTTTCGGATTAATCTTAGCTCACTTGATTCCGAATCTACCATTCTTAGCGTGGATTCTGGTGGGTACATTTGCAACAATTCCAAAAGACTTAGAGCAATCGGCAATGATCGATGGAGCCAATCGTATTACTGCTTTAGCAAGAGTTGTTTTTCCGATTGCTATTCCAGGGATTGCTGTAGGATCCATCTTTGTATGGTTGAATTCTTGGAACGAGTTCATCTATGCAAGATATCTATCAACAGAAGTAGCTACCTTGCCATTGAGAATTTTTGAAGTAATTACGAGGGGAAGTATATTCCCAGCAGCCGCTTGCTCTATGATTCTCACAATTCCAGTTATCATTATTACTTTTGTGCTTCAGCGTTATATGAAATCAGGAATGCTGTCTGGAGCTGTAAAAGGTTAATAAAAATTTATTAAATGTATATAGGAGGATGTATTTATGAAGAAATCTATGAAACTAATTTTTGCTGCCATGTTGTCTATCCTGTTGTTAGCTGCCTGTTCTTCAAATCAGAGCTCGTCTAGTAATAGTAATGAAGAAAGCAGCAACAACTCGGAAGAAACAAAAGAGGACCAGTCCGGAACGTTGCGTGTAGCTTTTGGTATGGGAGAAAGTGAATGGAAAGTGTTTGAAAATGAAATCATCCCTGCTTTTGAACAAGAAACAGGGATTAAAGTCAGCCCCATTGCTATCGAAAGTGACAATCTTATTAATAAGCTGACAGCAGAGGTTGATTCAGGAAACTTTTCCGTTGATATGTTTGCACAAGACGTAAACAACCTGTCCGCACTGGTTGATCGAGATTTAGTGGAAGACTTATCTGATTATAAAAGTGAAATTCCTGACTCTGTGATTTCAGGGATGGTCGATGTTTCGACTTTCGAAGATCAATTACTATTTATGCCTTATCGTCCTAACGTAGAGATTGCCTTCTATAATCAGAAGAAATTTGATAAGTACGGTATGAAGCCGCCTGAGAATTGGGACGAGCTATTAGAAACCGCAAAAACGTTCAAAGAAGAAGAAGGACAAGGACGCGTGGCTATGAAGGCAAACCTAGGTGGAGACAATGTCCTTCATATGTTTGATTTCATCCGTCAAGCGGGTGGAGATCCTTATGTACTGAATGATGAAGGAAGCATTAAAGCATTTACATTTATGCAAGAACTTTACCCTTATCTAGCCGAGCAAAGCTCAAAAGCTACTTGGGATACAATGAATCAATATTTAGAAAAAGATAGTGTGTATCTGGGACAGAACTGGCCTTTCTATATTCCACAGTTCCACGAGCATGGTAAAGATGAAATCAAAGCATATAGTGGCTGGAGCGGACCTGAGAAAGAGGCTCATACGTTAGGTGGAGAAGTAATCGGAATACCTAAAGGCTCTAAAAAAGTGGATGAAGCTATGCAGTTTGCCCAATTCTTGATGTCTAAAGAAGTTCAAGAGCTGCTTGTAAGTGAATTGGCATGGCCTTCCGTCCGTTCAGATGCTTATGGATCCGTTCAGGGCTACCAGAAACCTTATTTCGAAGCGATTAAAAATGCGTTAGAGCATGCTGAACCACGTGGGAATGTCCCTTACTGGGGTGACGCTGAATCAATCTATACAGAAGCCTTTCAAAAGATCGTTGTTGAAGGCGGAGATGTCGAAGAAAATCTGAATACAGCAGCTGAACAATTACAAAAATTACAGAATCAATAACAATAAGTTTAAGAGTGGCTGTACCCGTTTGTGTGCAGCCACTTTTGATAGAAAGGAAGATGGGATATGGAATATAGCGTAATTAAAGAGGGAGATCTATTCCTGACAACAGAGCAAAATGGAGATATAGAGACCGATCAAGATAAAGGGTATGGCTTATATACAAAAGATACCCGTTTTTTAAACCAGCTGGAATTAATGATAAATGGAAAGAAACCTTCATTACTTTCTTCCACTGCAGCTAAGAACTATGTGGCTTCTATCCGTTTGATGGATCATGAAGATGACCATGGGGCAATTGAAGTTGTTCGGGACCGCTTTATCTATGATGGAGTATGCTATGAAAAAATAACGTTTACCAACTACTTTCCCACTTCTCAAATCTTCGAAGTATCCTTATCCATGGATGCGGATTTTCAAGACATGTTTATTGTCCGTCAATTCAGAACTGGTGAGGTCGGAAAAAAGACAGGACGGACCTACGAAAATGAATCAATGAAGATTGGTTACAAAGGTAAAGATGATCTTACAAGAGAAACTTTGATTCAATGGGATACCAGGGAGAAAAGCATAAGTGAAGATGGAACTCTTACTTTTGAATTGGAATTAAATCCAAAACAAGAGCAAGCGATCACCATTTCCATTACACCAGTCATCGATGGCCAATCAGGAACAAAGCTTCCATTTGATCAAGCATTGACTCAACTGGAGGCATCTTACGAGGACTGGACTGAGCAAGGCACAAAAGTATTAAGCGACCTTCCGTTATTTAATGATATTTTCAAAAGAGGAGCCCAGGATCTCCGTATGCTCATGAGTGATGTGGGTTATGGAAATGTTCCTGTTGCAGGTCTCCCTTGGTTTGCTGTTCCATTTGGCAGGGATAGTTTGATTACAGCTTTGTTTATGCTGCCTTATCGTCCCGATGAAGTTAAAGGGACGCTTCGAACATTAGCTCATTATCAAGGTGAGAAAATAGATCAACATCGTGATGAGCAACCAGGTAAAATCATGCATGAAATTCGTTTTGGAGAATTATCAACGACCAATCAAACGCCTTTCACACCTTATTATGGAACGAACGATGCCACCCCTTTATTTATTGTGCTGGCAGCCGAGTACTACAATTGGACCGGAGACCTTGAACTCATTAGAGAGTTGCAGCCAAATATAGATCGAGCGTTAGAGTGGATCAATACGTATGGTGATTCTGACGGATACGGCTTCGTTCAATATGCACAAGAAGCAGATAAAGGCTTCCCAAATCAAGGATGGAAAGACTCTAAAAATTCAATCGTTCATCAAGATGGGCAATTTGCAGAAGCGCCTATTGCATTAGCCGAGGTTCAAGGCTATGTGTATCAGGCTAAGAAAAATTTAGCGCCTATTTATCGTACCCTGGGTCTGAAGGAATCAGCAGAACAATTAGAAATGGAAATGAAGCAATTACAGAAGAAATTTGAAGAGGATTTTTGGCTGGAGGATGAGCGTTTCTATGCTATTGCTCTAGATGGTAAGAAGAAGCCGGTCAAATCAATTACTTCCAACCCAGGTCATGTGCTTATGTCAGAAATGCTAGATGAGAAAAGAGCCAAAGATGTGGCCGAGCGTCTTGTAGGAGAAGAATTGTTTAATGGTTACGGCTTGCGTACGATGACTCCTCAATCAGCTGGTTACTATCCGATGAGCTACCATGCTGGAAGTGTATGGCCTCATGACAATGCGATGTGCCTCATCGGTTTAAGCCGTCTTGGAATAAAAGAGGAAGCCATCCAAATTGTAGAGGGGATGCTTGAGGCAGCAAAAGGCTTTGAATACTTGCGGTTACCTGAGCTTTTCTGTGGGCATGACAGCAATCTTGGTTATCCAGTTCCATATCCAACTACTTGCTCTCCACAAGCATGGTCCGCTACGTCTTCTTTTATATTTTTACAGACCCTATTAGGGATCCAACCTAAGGCTGGCAGCAAACAGATCATCATCGATCCAGTCCTTCCTAAAAATATGAACCTATTAAAAGTAGAAGACATGCGGATAGGTGAGGGTGTTTTATCACTTGATATTAAACGGAATGCGGGCACATATGAAGTTAAGGTTGTGAATAATACTACTGGATATACCATTCAACAAAAACAAGATGTTGATTTACAGGTAAAAGGATAAAGGGGAATTCAAATGAATTATATAGTCGGAATAGATATTGGTGGTACAAAAGTGGCGCTTGGAATTGTAGGTGAAGACGGAAAACTTTATCACCAGACAAAAATAGCTACTGATTTATCCATATCACCTAAAGAGATGATTGATCGTATGTCCGACCAAATCAATCAATTGGTGAAAAACTCTGGAGTCTCTTTTGAACAAGTGCTAGGAATTGGGATTGGGGCTCCAGGACCCCTTGACTCAAAACAAGGGGTCATCACCTGTCCTCCAAATCTTCCGAACTGGCATAATGTAGAGATTGTTCGTATGTTGGTGGAAATCTATCAAATTCCTGTCCTGCTAGAGAATGACTGCAATGCTGCTACGCTGGCAGAAAAATGGATTGGTGCTTCGCAGAACAACGAGCACTTTGTGTATTTGACGATTAGCACAGGAATAGGGGCAGGTATTTACGCAGATGGCAGACTAATTTCCGGTAAGAGCGGAAATGCCGGAGACATTGGTCATATCATGATGGATCCTAGCTATGGTACGTGTACATGCGGTCAAGATGGATGCTTTGAGTGGATTGCTTCAGGAACAGCAATTGCAAGACAAGGTTCAGAGATTCTTGGGCGGTCTGTAACAGCTGAAGAGGTATTTACACTCTATAGAAATAAGGATCCTAGGGTTCAAGATTGTATTAATACTATTTTTTCAGTGATTGGAGCAGGATGTACCACCATTGTTAATGCTTTTGATCCAGAGAAAGTAGTTATAGGTGGAGGCGTTTCTAAGGTTGGTGATCCATTATTTCAAGCTGTTCGATCCTATGTCCGAACTCACGCACTAAGTCCTTCCGGTAGAGAGACAGAAATTGTGACTTCTGGATTGGACCAACATTCTGGAACAATAGGAGCGGCTGCTTTACTGCTGCAGGATAAAGATGCTTTAGATAAATTAAGCGTGAATACAATTTAATGGACTAAAAGGAGTGGACTTATGGAACAAAAATGGTGGAAGGAAGCTGTCGTTTACCAAGTCTATTGGCGCAGCTTTAACGACACAACCGGGAATGGAATTGGAGATTTACAAGGTGTTATCGAAAAGCTTGATTATATAAAGTCCTTAGGCGTTGATGTTATTTGGGTGAACCCATTTTTTGAATCACCAGATAAGGATAATGGTTATGACATATCGAATTATTACGCCGTTATGGATAAAGCGGGAGATATGGAAACTTTTGAACGTTTACTAGAAGAAATTCATAGAAGAGACATGAAGCTTATTATGGATTTAGTTGTGAATCATACGAGTGACCAGCATCCATGGTTTAAAGAATCCCGTTCATCCATAGACAATCCTAAACGTGATTGGTACATATGGAAGGACCCTAAAGAAGATGGGTCCGCACCGAATAATTGGCGGAGCTATTTTACTCCTTCTACCTGGGAGTATGATGAGAAGACCCAACAATATTATTTTCACTCATTTGCCATCGAACAACCAGATCTTAATTGGGAGAATCCAGAAGTAAGGGAAGAAATTTATAACATGATGAGATTCTGGCTCGATAAAGGGATCGATGGTTTTCGCATGGATGTTATAAATCTATTAGCTAAGCTTGAAGGCTATCCAGATGTCGAAGAGCCCGAAACGATCAACTATTTAGGAAATAATCCTGGAATTCATAACTACCTAAAAGAAATGTATAAAGAAGTGTTACAACATTATGATGTATTTACTGTTGGAGAGATTCCTTTTGTTACTCCTGAAGACGGTCTGTTGTATGTCGGAGAAGACCGCCAGGAACTAAATACACTTTTCCATTTTGAAGTGTGTGATGACATGGTCCAAATGGATTTACCCCGATTTAAAGAGATCCAAAAACGATGGTATGAGGGGATGTTTGGACGCGGGACAAATTCTCAGTTTCTAAACAACCACGATCACACCAGACTGGTGACTCGCTTCGGAAATGACAATGAATATCGAGAAGAATCTGCGAAACTACTAGGGACACTCATTCATACTCTTCCTGGCATACCTTACGTGTTCCAGGGGGAAGAAATAGGCATGACAGGTGTTGATTTTCCAACCATAGAGGATTATCAGGATATTGCTATGCTTAATAAATATAA
It contains:
- a CDS encoding glycoside hydrolase family 13 protein translates to MEQKWWKEAVVYQVYWRSFNDTTGNGIGDLQGVIEKLDYIKSLGVDVIWVNPFFESPDKDNGYDISNYYAVMDKAGDMETFERLLEEIHRRDMKLIMDLVVNHTSDQHPWFKESRSSIDNPKRDWYIWKDPKEDGSAPNNWRSYFTPSTWEYDEKTQQYYFHSFAIEQPDLNWENPEVREEIYNMMRFWLDKGIDGFRMDVINLLAKLEGYPDVEEPETINYLGNNPGIHNYLKEMYKEVLQHYDVFTVGEIPFVTPEDGLLYVGEDRQELNTLFHFEVCDDMVQMDLPRFKEIQKRWYEGMFGRGTNSQFLNNHDHTRLVTRFGNDNEYREESAKLLGTLIHTLPGIPYVFQGEEIGMTGVDFPTIEDYQDIAMLNKYNEEVEKGRDEAEVLEELKLLSRDNSRTPMQWNDRENAGFTTGNPWIKLNPNYSDINVQQALDDKNSIFYYYQDLISFRKKYKVLTYGDYQPILEDHPAIYSYFREYENEKLLVVANMSDEENVFDYSVDTSSAEFLLHNYANENDLSYSKLNPHEVRVYLWT